The Marinilongibacter aquaticus genome has a window encoding:
- a CDS encoding TonB-dependent receptor, with product MKKYLYLSFFLFVFGSLRGQKLYELTGTVRDSLDNQPLVGATVTVNYGERNTFVDENGNFSLLLPYNEVALVIRYVGYVPFRTKIKLPKNGLSIALQRVENTLQAVIVSGEGSETVKRPILGISTLNIKTIEKLPSALGEVDILKGLQLLPGISSVGEASNGVNVRGGTTDQNLMLLENTPIFNPTHMFGLFSAFPSNAVSKFDLYKGSVPARYGGRTAAVLDVKLSNPSLDKFKMEGGVSLVSEKLKLEMPLVKNKLGLMLAGRGAFNDFLLPLVSDQLKGIKANFRDGAAKLFYQINDKQTLSLSGYYSYDFFQTELLGSVNNINASASQYEYSTKNLSANWFWAFNNKLNLQTIFAHSHYQPNMLLPETDSDNVVRIEQAIDYNQVKSNLNYYKGKHNFEFGLDAIHYKLNPGKLIPGTSPSVNEVSTPLEYGLEMAASVEDMININDKTSLSAGLRYSYFLNLGPTVNRLYLPDLPRNESNLIETQAVRRGATAKQYGGFEPRVGFRYSINPLSSIKAGYNMARQYLQIVSNTTTPIPTSRWKLSDINLLPQVSQLFSLGYFKDSRGRIYEFSAEGYYRDTEHIVDYKPGANFLLNPTPETEILQGKNKSYGLELMVSKKKGELTGWVNYTYARSLNKVNQGNSPQQQVNSGKWYPANYDRPHTLNATVVINQGAHHDFSFNFTYSTGRPFSTPIGYVMYQNQVLPFYTSRNGSRIPDYHRLDFAWNIYNPALRNKKFKGNFAFTIYNLYGRKNAYSIFFKSEGFKVNPYRLTIFGAPIVSLSYKFTLNH from the coding sequence ATGAAGAAATACCTTTACCTTAGCTTCTTCCTTTTTGTTTTCGGCAGTCTTCGAGGACAGAAATTATACGAACTCACAGGGACTGTAAGAGACAGTCTGGACAACCAACCGCTCGTAGGAGCAACAGTAACCGTGAATTACGGTGAAAGAAATACCTTCGTGGACGAGAACGGCAATTTCAGTTTGCTGCTGCCCTACAATGAAGTGGCTCTCGTTATCCGTTATGTCGGTTATGTGCCCTTCCGCACCAAAATCAAATTGCCCAAAAATGGACTTTCCATTGCTCTACAAAGAGTTGAAAATACCCTTCAGGCGGTAATTGTTTCTGGCGAAGGCAGCGAAACCGTAAAGCGGCCCATTTTGGGTATCAGTACGCTAAACATCAAAACCATTGAAAAACTCCCCTCGGCCTTGGGTGAGGTCGATATCCTCAAAGGCTTGCAATTGCTTCCCGGCATAAGCAGCGTGGGCGAAGCTTCGAATGGTGTAAACGTACGTGGCGGCACAACCGATCAGAACTTGATGTTGCTCGAGAACACGCCCATATTCAATCCCACCCACATGTTTGGTTTGTTTTCTGCCTTTCCTTCGAATGCCGTATCGAAATTCGATTTGTACAAAGGCAGCGTACCCGCCCGCTACGGGGGCAGAACAGCAGCCGTTTTGGATGTGAAACTGAGCAACCCTTCGCTCGATAAATTCAAAATGGAAGGCGGAGTAAGTCTGGTTTCTGAGAAACTGAAACTCGAAATGCCATTGGTAAAAAACAAATTGGGTTTGATGCTCGCAGGCCGTGGAGCCTTCAACGACTTTCTTCTCCCCTTGGTTTCCGATCAGCTTAAAGGGATAAAAGCCAATTTCCGCGACGGAGCCGCAAAGCTTTTCTATCAAATAAACGACAAGCAAACCTTGTCGTTGAGTGGATATTACAGCTATGATTTTTTTCAAACCGAACTCCTGGGCTCTGTAAACAACATCAACGCCTCGGCTTCGCAGTATGAATATTCGACAAAAAACCTATCGGCCAATTGGTTTTGGGCCTTCAACAACAAGCTGAATCTCCAAACCATTTTCGCCCACTCCCATTATCAACCCAATATGTTGTTGCCCGAGACAGACAGCGACAATGTGGTAAGAATTGAACAAGCCATCGATTACAATCAGGTTAAATCGAACTTGAATTATTACAAAGGCAAGCACAATTTTGAGTTTGGGCTCGATGCCATCCATTACAAATTGAATCCCGGCAAGCTGATTCCAGGCACAAGTCCAAGTGTAAACGAAGTGTCGACTCCTCTTGAATACGGACTGGAAATGGCAGCCAGTGTAGAGGATATGATCAATATCAACGACAAAACCAGTCTTTCTGCGGGCCTTCGTTATTCATATTTCTTGAATCTTGGCCCCACTGTAAACCGCCTCTACCTTCCCGATCTGCCCCGAAACGAATCGAACTTAATCGAAACTCAGGCCGTGAGACGCGGTGCGACGGCCAAGCAATACGGTGGATTCGAACCGCGTGTGGGTTTCAGGTATTCGATCAATCCGCTCAGCAGTATCAAAGCGGGCTACAATATGGCACGCCAATATTTACAAATCGTTTCGAATACAACCACGCCCATTCCTACTTCCCGATGGAAGTTGTCCGACATCAATTTGTTGCCTCAAGTGAGCCAGTTGTTTTCTTTGGGCTATTTTAAAGATTCCCGCGGGAGAATTTACGAGTTCTCTGCCGAAGGCTATTATCGCGACACCGAACATATTGTCGATTACAAACCGGGAGCCAATTTCTTGCTCAACCCTACCCCCGAAACGGAAATATTGCAGGGGAAAAACAAATCTTATGGCTTGGAGCTTATGGTTTCCAAGAAAAAAGGAGAGCTTACGGGTTGGGTAAATTACACCTATGCCCGCTCTTTGAACAAAGTAAACCAAGGCAATTCGCCGCAGCAGCAAGTCAACTCAGGAAAGTGGTACCCAGCAAATTACGACCGCCCGCATACATTAAATGCCACGGTGGTAATCAATCAGGGAGCCCATCACGATTTTTCATTCAATTTCACGTATTCGACCGGACGCCCCTTTTCCACGCCCATCGGTTACGTCATGTACCAAAATCAGGTTTTGCCTTTCTATACCAGCCGAAACGGTTCGCGAATCCCTGATTATCACAGGCTCGATTTTGCTTGGAACATCTACAACCCGGCTTTGAGAAACAAGAAATTTAAAGGGAATTTTGCCTTCACCATTTACAACCTGTACGGAAGAAAAAATGCCTATTCAATATTTTTCAAATCCGAAGGTTTCAAAGTAAACCCGTATCGACTTACCATTTTCGGTGCCCCAATTGTGTCTTTATCGTATAAATTTACTCTTAATCACTAA
- a CDS encoding TonB-dependent receptor has protein sequence MRLLLFLISMSCIGLPAFSQTTISGYVKAKDSEMPISGVSVYWSSDSTSGTQSNAEGYYSLPFNRNKKQLTLHFSAIGFQSKEYNIDVEKPQQPDIFLTPDVQMLDEVAVRSRSDEDNLRQLETAIRLDVKNLNKLPVVFGESDVIKALMLQAGISNAGEGSAGFNVRGGRTDQNLILLDGMPIYNSSHLLGFFSNFNTQYLSTAKLYKSNLPIAEGGRISSLLNLQSSHAIPDRKTKTSVAVGLISSRAKVDYKLNKKMALTAAARIGYPNIFIKKAKSRFDQARAAFYDINGKWIYTPDKHSVLSASLYHSFDNFKFSKDTLYQYQTKAYAINYENQISNRLSVSALLSYSHYQFNMYGYSTQRAFDLTQKLIQKDAKVALHYKPNAFFGLELGAYLSQIANSPGDLSPSNDHSNVNRFKGIEEEGKENGLFAGLHTAESKKIAVQIGLRYSFFNTFFQGQRFTYAENAIPEEQSILDTLEYNHSTKISNYQTLEPRATVKFKLSENQSLKFNYGKPVQYIHQMSNTQAISPVDFWKLSDEFVAPQRASLYTLGYFSSIPSLALQASCELYYKDIHAVPEYKNGARLLLNNHLETELLAAKGKTYGFEIELHKASGLTTGMISYTFSRSFIRTPLGNSANTVNEGRWFPSNFDKPHMLNLTLNRKLGDGWSSSLNFVYRSGTPTTFPDGIYLVKGLPVPNYSQRNLNRIPDYHRMDIGLIKEGKRASFVFSVYNLYGRKNPYSIFYSKQNLITRWYKLSVFGAAIPSISYQITL, from the coding sequence ATGAGATTGCTCTTGTTTCTCATATCGATGAGCTGTATTGGTTTGCCGGCATTCTCGCAAACAACAATATCGGGCTATGTGAAAGCAAAAGACAGCGAAATGCCCATTTCGGGTGTAAGCGTATATTGGTCTTCCGATTCAACTTCTGGCACCCAAAGCAATGCCGAGGGTTATTATTCTTTGCCATTTAATCGGAATAAAAAGCAGCTTACTTTACACTTTTCGGCTATCGGTTTTCAAAGCAAAGAATACAACATCGATGTGGAGAAACCGCAACAGCCGGATATTTTTCTTACTCCAGATGTGCAAATGCTCGACGAAGTAGCCGTGCGAAGCCGCAGCGATGAAGACAATTTAAGGCAATTGGAAACGGCCATTCGGCTCGATGTGAAAAACCTCAATAAGTTGCCCGTTGTTTTTGGCGAATCGGATGTAATAAAGGCTCTTATGCTTCAGGCAGGAATCAGCAATGCCGGCGAAGGATCAGCGGGTTTCAATGTTCGTGGGGGAAGAACCGACCAAAATCTTATTCTGCTCGACGGCATGCCCATTTACAATTCTTCGCACCTTTTGGGCTTTTTTTCCAATTTCAATACCCAATATTTGTCTACGGCCAAATTGTACAAATCAAATTTACCTATTGCCGAGGGCGGACGGATTTCTTCATTGCTCAACCTCCAGTCTTCGCATGCCATTCCCGACCGCAAAACAAAAACTTCGGTGGCAGTAGGGCTAATCAGCAGCCGAGCAAAAGTGGATTATAAGCTGAACAAAAAAATGGCTCTGACCGCAGCCGCACGGATTGGCTACCCCAATATATTTATCAAAAAAGCCAAAAGTCGATTCGACCAAGCCCGGGCGGCTTTTTACGACATCAATGGCAAATGGATTTACACCCCCGACAAGCACTCTGTACTTTCGGCATCCTTATATCACAGTTTCGACAATTTCAAGTTTTCAAAAGATACTTTGTATCAATACCAAACCAAAGCCTACGCCATCAATTACGAGAACCAAATCTCAAATCGCCTCAGCGTATCTGCCTTGCTCAGCTACAGCCATTATCAATTCAACATGTACGGTTACAGCACTCAAAGAGCCTTTGATTTAACCCAAAAACTCATTCAAAAAGACGCGAAAGTGGCATTGCATTATAAACCCAATGCTTTTTTCGGCCTAGAACTCGGGGCTTACCTTTCGCAGATCGCCAACTCACCAGGAGACCTCTCTCCCAGCAACGACCATTCCAATGTCAACCGTTTTAAAGGAATTGAAGAAGAGGGGAAAGAAAACGGACTTTTCGCAGGATTACATACGGCTGAATCGAAGAAAATAGCGGTACAAATTGGTTTGAGATACAGTTTTTTCAATACCTTTTTTCAAGGCCAAAGGTTTACTTACGCCGAAAACGCAATACCCGAAGAACAGTCCATTCTGGATACTTTGGAATACAATCACAGCACAAAAATCAGCAATTATCAAACCCTAGAGCCCAGAGCCACTGTAAAATTCAAGCTTTCGGAAAATCAATCGCTTAAATTCAATTACGGAAAACCCGTACAGTATATTCATCAAATGTCGAATACGCAGGCCATTTCGCCCGTGGATTTTTGGAAATTGAGTGATGAGTTCGTCGCTCCGCAAAGGGCCTCTTTGTATACATTGGGCTATTTCAGCAGTATTCCAAGCTTGGCTTTGCAGGCTTCTTGCGAACTTTATTACAAAGACATACACGCCGTACCCGAATATAAAAATGGTGCGAGGCTCCTGTTGAACAACCATTTGGAAACCGAACTTTTGGCGGCCAAAGGCAAAACCTATGGCTTCGAAATCGAGTTGCACAAAGCGTCTGGTTTGACAACCGGAATGATCTCTTACACTTTTTCACGTTCCTTTATCCGTACGCCTTTGGGCAATTCGGCCAATACCGTGAATGAAGGCCGTTGGTTTCCTTCCAATTTCGACAAGCCACATATGCTGAACCTTACCCTGAACAGGAAACTAGGCGACGGTTGGTCGAGCTCTCTGAACTTCGTCTACCGTTCGGGTACGCCCACCACATTTCCCGACGGCATCTATTTGGTCAAAGGCCTGCCCGTGCCGAATTACAGCCAAAGAAACCTCAACCGTATTCCCGACTACCACCGTATGGATATCGGTTTGATCAAAGAGGGGAAAAGGGCCTCTTTTGTGTTTTCGGTTTACAATTTATACGGACGAAAAAATCCATATTCCATTTTCTACAGCAAACAAAACCTGATCACCCGTTGGTATAAACTTTCGGTATTTGGGGCGGCCATTCCTTCCATTTCATATCAGATTACCCTATGA
- a CDS encoding DUF4249 domain-containing protein, whose translation MRIIFFLIVSCLLVSCIEEIDLRIQEKEPVLVVDGQITNQAPPYRVRLTFTGGYSSGGTIPSYNAVKEAVVYIENSQQERAYLAPLENENGLFETYDLAYKGELGESYTLHVELEDGRHYLSTPEKITAVPEIDSIYAQKVDAFEEADYFQIYCDTKDISGQKNYYLWTAFGYARVGSVNPQNSTEILDAGCPSACWVLRYSRDIHILSDEFIDGNTIAKQAVFQSPILARGNHLIEVSQYSISEQAFKYWTLFKEQNNRQGTIFDPLPAAILGNVYLQDSPEERVLGYFSASAVSRKRVTIPGVFDVNEVNLNALYISQSGGCALPFADCEPPKGWE comes from the coding sequence ATGAGAATCATATTCTTTCTGATCGTATCCTGTCTGCTGGTCTCTTGCATCGAAGAAATCGATTTAAGGATACAAGAGAAGGAGCCTGTTTTGGTGGTAGATGGGCAAATCACAAACCAAGCTCCGCCCTATCGGGTACGTTTGACTTTCACGGGCGGGTACAGCTCTGGTGGTACAATCCCAAGCTACAATGCCGTAAAAGAAGCCGTAGTTTACATCGAAAATTCGCAGCAGGAAAGAGCCTATCTTGCCCCTCTTGAAAATGAAAATGGCCTTTTCGAAACCTATGATCTGGCCTACAAAGGAGAACTTGGCGAATCGTATACTCTGCACGTCGAATTGGAAGACGGAAGACATTACCTATCCACCCCCGAAAAAATAACCGCCGTACCCGAAATCGACAGCATTTACGCTCAAAAAGTAGATGCCTTTGAAGAAGCCGACTATTTTCAAATCTACTGCGATACAAAGGACATTTCCGGACAAAAAAATTACTACCTCTGGACCGCCTTCGGCTACGCTAGAGTGGGCAGCGTGAATCCGCAAAATTCAACGGAAATACTGGACGCGGGCTGCCCCAGTGCATGTTGGGTGTTGCGTTATTCGCGGGATATACACATTCTCTCCGATGAATTCATTGATGGCAATACCATTGCCAAACAAGCCGTATTTCAATCGCCAATATTGGCCCGAGGCAATCACCTGATCGAAGTATCGCAATATTCCATTTCGGAACAGGCCTTCAAATACTGGACTCTTTTTAAAGAGCAAAACAATAGGCAAGGCACCATTTTCGATCCACTTCCCGCCGCTATTTTGGGCAATGTCTATTTGCAAGATTCGCCCGAAGAAAGAGTACTTGGCTACTTCTCCGCTTCGGCCGTCAGCCGAAAAAGGGTGACCATTCCCGGGGTGTTCGACGTGAACGAAGTAAACCTCAATGCTCTGTACATTTCACAAAGCGGAGGCTGTGCATTGCCCTTTGCCGATTGCGAACCACCGAAAGGCTGGGAATAA
- a CDS encoding asparagine synthase-related protein, with amino-acid sequence MNEYVADFVSLLDDNENTIFNMSMDEALSAVTSGEPERVRKIEGHFALVKKVGREVFMARSIGRPMRYFLAKQVSGPLLIVAERIDEIYEFLKERKLEEQFHPSYTRMVPAHFVVRLEVIGCPDPNPVYTRFFEPQRNTLPTDLDAIGKLYMETLAYECEKWLRSIPEKEPIGVLFSGGIDSGSVFLVVYHLMKKMGLPLQRLKAFTLDIDNEGADAKQSHEFMDKLGLSLFLEVLNIPQSEIDYKETIRVVEDYKRLDIESATMALALCRQIRKTYPDWKHLIDGDGGDENLKDYPIEENSELTIRSVLNNTMLYQEGWGVDKIKHSLTYSGGQSRGYVRSYAPPKTLGFKGFSPYTLPNVIEVAEGVPFIALTNWSEEALYALKGEIVSRGIKALTGLDMPVFEKRRFQQGASNEETFDEMFLKSDIGYRTYFHSLYA; translated from the coding sequence ATGAATGAATATGTAGCCGATTTCGTCAGCCTTCTCGACGACAATGAGAATACGATTTTCAATATGTCGATGGACGAAGCCCTTTCTGCCGTAACTTCTGGAGAGCCTGAAAGAGTGAGAAAGATTGAAGGACATTTTGCCTTGGTGAAAAAAGTAGGCCGAGAAGTATTCATGGCTCGCTCAATTGGGCGTCCAATGCGTTATTTCCTTGCCAAGCAAGTTTCGGGTCCACTACTTATTGTGGCCGAAAGGATTGATGAAATTTATGAGTTTTTGAAGGAAAGAAAGCTGGAAGAACAATTTCACCCTTCTTATACGCGTATGGTACCTGCCCATTTTGTGGTGCGTTTGGAGGTGATCGGTTGCCCTGATCCAAACCCGGTTTATACACGTTTCTTCGAACCCCAAAGAAACACATTGCCTACAGATCTCGATGCAATTGGCAAACTCTACATGGAAACACTGGCCTACGAGTGTGAAAAATGGTTGCGGAGCATTCCCGAAAAAGAGCCCATCGGTGTATTGTTTTCCGGAGGAATAGACAGTGGTTCAGTATTTTTGGTGGTTTATCACCTGATGAAAAAAATGGGCCTTCCGCTTCAGCGTTTGAAAGCCTTCACCTTGGATATTGACAACGAAGGAGCAGATGCCAAACAGAGCCATGAATTCATGGATAAACTTGGGCTTTCTTTGTTCCTTGAAGTATTGAACATCCCGCAATCCGAAATTGACTACAAAGAAACCATACGGGTTGTAGAAGATTACAAACGCTTGGACATTGAGTCGGCCACAATGGCTCTGGCTCTTTGCCGACAAATAAGAAAGACTTATCCCGACTGGAAACACCTGATCGACGGAGACGGCGGCGATGAGAACCTGAAAGACTATCCGATCGAAGAAAACTCTGAATTGACAATCCGCAGTGTCTTGAACAACACCATGCTTTATCAGGAAGGTTGGGGTGTAGACAAGATCAAACATTCCCTCACCTACTCTGGAGGGCAAAGCCGTGGATATGTACGTTCATACGCTCCCCCTAAAACATTGGGATTCAAGGGTTTCAGCCCCTATACTTTACCGAATGTCATTGAAGTGGCCGAAGGGGTGCCTTTCATCGCACTCACCAACTGGAGCGAAGAAGCTTTGTATGCCCTGAAAGGCGAGATCGTATCGCGTGGTATAAAAGCCTTGACCGGTTTGGATATGCCTGTATTCGAAAAAAGACGATTCCAACAAGGAGCCAGCAATGAAGAGACTTTCGACGAAATGTTCTTGAAAAGCGATATAGGTTACCGCACCTACTTCCACTCATTGTATGCTTGA
- a CDS encoding NAD(P)/FAD-dependent oxidoreductase, with protein sequence MTKTYDILLIGSGFGGSLTALIMHQMGFKVCLLEKGEHPRFALGESSTPIADMVLRDIAQKYALPWLNNFSRYGTWQTHHPDIVCGLKRGFSYYKHTPNQAFQTDSSHSHELLVAASASDTLSDTNWLRADFDNFLVEKVKEYGIDYFDQTSLSKLHREQGQWKVQMQTNSASRKLNARFIVDATGNGFLLDKLFAVQSSSDTFQTHSFAVYSHFEHIIKWADVLKERNISTKDYPYRPDDSALHHLLDEAWVWSLRFNNGRTSFGFMVDGTEKHLSHMPSSEIVAYFRRNYPDIDLLLQKAELSRSPGRILATERLQRRAQKCYGEGWVALPHTAGFVDPMFSTGIAQSLTGIEKLADSLSAHFNNPSALLHELESYQKGLFDELKLIDILVAGCYKSLRHFPLFRTWTMLYFALTIQYEQRRLQQQPFGSLLCAENPELFRMVQESYYELEEIIQSPKVSQAKMLSFEENIRQKIAPLNSAGLLNPAAKNMYWHTAANF encoded by the coding sequence GTGACTAAAACCTACGACATACTCCTTATCGGCTCGGGCTTTGGCGGTTCGTTAACAGCCCTTATTATGCATCAAATGGGCTTTAAAGTATGTCTTTTGGAAAAAGGGGAACATCCGCGTTTTGCCCTAGGCGAATCTTCTACGCCAATAGCCGACATGGTTTTACGCGATATAGCCCAAAAATATGCACTGCCTTGGTTGAATAATTTTTCGCGATACGGAACATGGCAAACCCATCATCCCGATATTGTATGCGGACTGAAACGGGGGTTCAGCTATTATAAACATACCCCAAATCAGGCTTTCCAAACAGACTCTTCGCATAGCCATGAGCTTCTTGTTGCGGCCAGTGCAAGCGACACACTCTCAGATACCAATTGGCTAAGAGCCGATTTCGACAACTTTTTGGTGGAAAAAGTAAAAGAGTATGGAATAGATTATTTCGATCAAACGAGCCTGTCAAAGCTACACAGAGAACAAGGTCAATGGAAAGTGCAAATGCAGACAAATTCAGCGAGCCGCAAGCTCAATGCCCGTTTTATTGTGGATGCTACAGGCAATGGTTTTTTACTGGATAAACTCTTTGCGGTACAATCCTCTTCCGACACTTTCCAAACCCATTCCTTTGCGGTATATTCCCATTTTGAGCACATCATCAAATGGGCAGACGTGTTAAAGGAAAGAAACATTTCTACAAAAGATTATCCCTACCGGCCCGATGATTCGGCATTGCATCACCTACTCGATGAGGCCTGGGTGTGGTCTTTGCGATTCAACAATGGACGTACGAGTTTCGGTTTTATGGTGGATGGCACCGAAAAGCACTTGTCGCACATGCCCAGCTCTGAAATAGTCGCCTATTTTCGGAGAAATTACCCCGATATTGACTTACTTCTTCAAAAGGCCGAGCTTTCCCGCAGTCCCGGGCGGATACTGGCCACGGAAAGACTGCAACGAAGAGCACAGAAATGCTATGGAGAAGGCTGGGTGGCCTTGCCCCATACCGCGGGATTTGTGGACCCCATGTTCAGCACGGGTATAGCACAAAGCCTTACGGGAATAGAGAAACTGGCCGATAGCTTAAGTGCACATTTCAACAATCCTTCTGCACTCCTGCACGAACTGGAAAGCTATCAAAAGGGGCTTTTTGACGAACTGAAATTAATCGATATTCTGGTCGCAGGTTGTTACAAAAGCCTGAGGCATTTTCCTTTATTCCGTACTTGGACCATGCTGTATTTTGCCCTCACAATTCAGTACGAACAAAGAAGATTGCAGCAGCAACCTTTCGGATCCTTGCTCTGTGCCGAAAATCCCGAGCTCTTTCGGATGGTTCAAGAATCCTACTACGAATTGGAAGAGATCATTCAATCTCCAAAGGTATCTCAGGCAAAAATGCTTTCTTTCGAAGAAAATATCCGACAAAAAATTGCACCGCTAAACTCTGCAGGATTATTAAACCCCGCCGCCAAAAACATGTATTGGCATACGGCGGCAAATTTCTGA
- a CDS encoding sulfite exporter TauE/SafE family protein yields the protein MSDSSKRVFKIFGLPVIAVYIIWFSYMFISENWHVFTEYFYMTITMMFGSFVAGASSEGGGAVAFPVMTLLFDIHPKEARDFSLAIQSIGMTAASLWIIARKVKVNKEYLKFGLVGGTLGIILGTYFVAPYTAPAYAKMLFVSFWLSFGITLYIVNRNTKRFVREELPDLSTYQQFELLFIALVGGVLSAILGNGVDICTFAFITMKYNLSEKIATPTSVMLMAANAVVGFLLHQFVLQDIQPVVYNYWMVSIPVVMLGAPFGAYMISNAQRMHIVNFLCGIIVIQFIGAMLIIRPTGPLLYFSLASFLLGVVLFFLLTRSARAEQAVLEE from the coding sequence ATGAGTGATTCTTCCAAAAGAGTGTTTAAGATATTCGGCTTGCCCGTAATTGCGGTTTACATTATCTGGTTTTCGTACATGTTCATATCTGAAAATTGGCATGTCTTCACCGAATATTTTTACATGACGATCACGATGATGTTTGGTTCGTTTGTGGCCGGGGCAAGCTCTGAAGGTGGTGGGGCTGTGGCTTTCCCGGTGATGACCTTGCTTTTTGATATTCACCCAAAAGAAGCCCGTGATTTTTCATTGGCTATTCAAAGTATTGGAATGACCGCCGCTTCGCTGTGGATCATCGCCAGAAAAGTGAAAGTAAACAAGGAGTACCTTAAATTCGGTCTTGTGGGCGGTACCTTGGGTATAATTCTGGGGACTTATTTTGTAGCACCTTACACGGCTCCGGCTTATGCCAAAATGCTCTTTGTTTCGTTTTGGTTGAGTTTTGGCATTACGCTTTATATTGTGAACCGCAACACAAAACGCTTTGTGCGTGAAGAATTGCCCGACCTCTCGACATATCAGCAGTTCGAGTTGTTGTTTATTGCTTTGGTGGGAGGTGTGCTGAGTGCAATTCTCGGCAACGGTGTAGACATCTGTACTTTCGCCTTTATTACCATGAAATACAACTTGTCTGAGAAAATTGCCACACCGACATCCGTCATGTTGATGGCCGCAAATGCTGTGGTGGGTTTTCTGTTGCATCAGTTTGTATTGCAAGATATTCAGCCTGTGGTCTATAATTACTGGATGGTTTCCATTCCGGTGGTGATGCTTGGTGCTCCGTTTGGAGCCTATATGATCAGCAATGCCCAAAGAATGCATATCGTGAATTTCTTGTGCGGCATTATCGTCATTCAGTTTATTGGAGCAATGCTGATTATCAGACCTACTGGCCCTCTTTTGTACTTTTCATTGGCCAGTTTCCTTTTGGGTGTGGTGCTCTTTTTCTTGCTGACACGCAGTGCAAGGGCGGAGCAAGCGGTGCTCGAAGAATAG
- a CDS encoding RnfABCDGE type electron transport complex subunit D: MGQEELKVGRMPFIARIYQWSKDNFQYIPPIFISLILLTGQLTFGILDSYVNLIAAIATSIVAEIILARLILGTWKNLSSAYISGISVGILIRSNVVWPYIITALISILSKYVIRYKGRHLWNPSNFGVSWMLALNTMSVAGLSIQWGSNFAALSVIWALGLMIVYRAKRFHVTITYVISFIVLAYVRSLMTSTAFLAELAPLTGPMYQLFIFFMITDPPTSVSTRKGRIIVAVLIAVVEFFLRLNDAIYAPFYALFLVGPLAKYIDMRWLAPKAKAQTASA, from the coding sequence ATGGGACAAGAAGAGCTAAAAGTGGGCAGAATGCCATTTATCGCACGTATTTATCAGTGGTCAAAAGATAATTTTCAATACATACCGCCGATTTTCATTAGCCTTATTCTGTTGACAGGCCAGCTGACTTTCGGTATTTTGGACAGTTACGTGAACCTTATCGCGGCAATTGCGACTTCGATTGTAGCCGAAATCATATTGGCTAGGCTTATTTTAGGTACCTGGAAGAACCTCTCGAGTGCCTACATTTCGGGTATTAGCGTGGGTATTTTAATACGTTCGAATGTGGTTTGGCCTTATATTATCACAGCCCTGATCTCGATTTTGTCGAAATATGTGATTCGTTATAAAGGCCGACACCTTTGGAACCCATCGAACTTTGGCGTGTCTTGGATGTTGGCCCTGAATACCATGAGTGTGGCTGGTTTGAGTATCCAATGGGGAAGCAATTTTGCCGCCCTTTCGGTGATTTGGGCTTTGGGTTTGATGATCGTGTACCGTGCAAAACGCTTTCATGTGACCATCACTTATGTGATCAGCTTCATTGTTTTGGCGTATGTACGAAGCCTAATGACCAGTACGGCTTTTTTGGCCGAGCTCGCTCCGCTTACGGGCCCGATGTACCAGTTGTTTATCTTTTTCATGATCACCGATCCACCCACTTCGGTATCCACGCGTAAGGGCCGTATAATCGTGGCCGTTTTGATTGCAGTGGTCGAATTCTTCCTGCGTTTAAACGATGCAATCTATGCTCCTTTTTACGCCCTTTTCTTGGTAGGTCCGTTGGCCAAATACATTGACATGCGATGGCTTGCACCGAAAGCTAAAGCCCAAACGGCCTCGGCGTAA